The Podarcis muralis chromosome 10, rPodMur119.hap1.1, whole genome shotgun sequence genome includes a region encoding these proteins:
- the AMIGO2 gene encoding amphoterin-induced protein 2: MSSVWRTISALHVNYKKLICLLVIAVGVCRSASAMCPAACICASDIVSCTGKNLSRVPATLFKHTKRLDLSHNRIGILDHDWMPVLLDKLATLIVSHNGITSISAGSFSATPNIKYLDLSSNSLRSLGSPVFQELRVLEILLLYNNHIAHVDSAAFGGIHKLQKLYLSYNSLSQFPIDLYIGKRKLSELVLLDISYNQIQSIPIHYMSLVPARHLSGIYLHGNPFYCDCTLYSMLNFWYLRHFSSVEDFKAEYTCVLRSGSNMNKLPLLHDNYLNCSGSTINGSFHAFGFIQEAQLGERLIVPCDTKISDAGTHFVWISPDNQFLEPSKDIEHFRVFLNGSLEIDEVQYEDAGLYSCIAINRKRLLNETIEVRINVSNFTVDRSHSHETFNTAFTTLAACVASIILVLLYLYLTPCPCRCRSKRRKRQPSQSNPHASILTSNPPLDLPADEKKASSGKRVVFLEPVKEPKPGQNGKVRMFPGENIIAESILKTPRTKSESDSMNSVFSDTPFMPSS, encoded by the coding sequence ATGTCTTCGGTTTGGCGCACAATTTCAGCTCTTCACGTGAACTACAAGAAACTGATATGCCTCTTGGTCATTGCCGTAGGTGTATGCCGCAGTGCCTCTGCAATGTGTCCTGCCGCTTGCATTTGTGCCAGCGACATCGTGAGCTGCACTGGCAAGAACCTCTCGAGAGTGCCCGCAACGCTCTTCAAGCACACGAAAAGATTGGATCTCAGTCACAACCGAATTGGGATTTTGGATCACGACTGGATGCCAGTGTTGCTTGATAAACTGGCCACCCTCATCGTCAGCCACAACGGCATCACGAGTATCTCTGCAGGAAGCTTTTCGGCGACTCCAAATATCAAGTACCTCGACTTGTCGTCCAACAGCTTGAGGTCGCTTGGCAGTCCTGTCTTCCAGGAACTGAGAGTTCTggagattttgttgttgtataaCAATCACATTGCCCATGTCGATTCTGCTGCTTTTGGAGGGATACACAAATTGCAGAAGCTCTATTTGAGTTACAATTCTCTCTCCCAGTTCCCGATCGACTTGTACATTGGGAAACGTAAACTCTCCGAACTTGTGCTATTAGACATTTCTTACAACCAAATCCAGTCGATACCCATTCACTACATGAGCTTAGTGCCGGCCAGACATCTTAGTGGGATCTATCTTCATGGGAACCCCTTTTACTGTGACTGCACACTTTACTCCATGCTAAACTTCTGGTATCTTAGACACTTCAGCTCGGTGGAGGATTTCAAGGCTGAGTACACATGTGTGTTGCGGTCAGGCTCCAATATGAATAAACTGCCCTTATTGCACGACAACTACTTGAATTGCTCGGGAAGCACCATCAATGGCTCTTTCCACGCGTTTGGCTTTATTCAGGAAGCTCAACTTGGGGAGAGGCTGATCGTACCTTGCGACACTAAAATCAGCGATGCAGGGACCCACTTTGTTTGGATCAGCCCAGACAATCAGTTTTTGGAGCCCAGCAAAGATATTGAACACTTCAGAGTATTTCTCAATGGGAGTCTGGAAATCGACGAGGTCCAATATGAGGATGCTGGactttattcctgcattgcaataaACAGGAAAAGGCTGTTGAATGAGACCATCGAGGTGAGGATCAATGTGAGCAATTTCACCGTGGACCGGTCTCACTCTCACGAAACCTTCAACACGGCTTTCACCACCCTCGCCGCTTGTGTGGCCAGCATTATCTTGGTCCTCCTTTACCTCTACCTGACGCCGTGCCCTTGTCGGTGCAGGTCCAAGAGAAGAAAAAGGCAGCCAAGCCAAAGTAACCCACATGCCTCCATATTGACCTCGAATCCTCCCCTGGACCTTCCAGCTGATGAGAAGAAAGCCAGCAGCGGCAAGAGGGTGGTGTTCCTTGAGCCCGTGAAGGAGCCAAAGCCAGGACAGAATGGGAAAGTAAGGATGTTTCCTGGTGAGAACATCATTGCGGAAAGTATCCTAAAAACTCCCCGAACGAAATCGGAATCCGATTCCATGAACTCGGTGTTTTCGGACACGCCTTTCATGCCGTCCTCTTAG